The sequence TGCCAAACCTGGGTCATAGCCCCAGGCTAACCTGTCCCCAAATTACGCAGGTATCAATAATGGAGACGCTTGGGCAGCAATGCACCTGGCTTGAAACCTATTGATACCCGCTTAAGTTGGAGACAGACGATCGGACATATTCCCGCAGTGGCAACCTACTGCCTTGCTGACCGTCTGTGTGCAAGGCGTCTCCGATTTATGCAGGTAGCAATAGGTTTCAAGATCAACATCACAGCAGCCCTGCTCTTGATCTCATGAGATTGCCAGATGCTTGAAAGACTCGCTTAACTGCAACCTGCTGAGAATAATCCTGATACTCATGTGATAGGTGGTGATGAGGATTGCCTTACTCAAGATGCCAATTGACTGCTCGTTCTTTAATCGGCTTGGCTGGAGCACCGACAGCTGTAACATTGGCAGGGAGAGGTTTAGCAACGACCGCCCCAGCGCCAACAATACTCCAACTCCCTATTTCAATTCCCTGAATGATTGTCGCATTTGTACCGATATCCGTACCTTCACCGATGGTGACATTTCCACTGACATTCGCGCCAGGTGCAATGGTGACGTAATCTCCTACAACATCCTCGTGAGCCACGGTCGCGACAATATTGATCAAGACGTGGTTACCGATCATTAGATCAGTCGTTGCAACAACGCCGGCACAGATAACCACCCCTTCCCCCATCTGAATTCGGTTACCAATGACAGCGGATGGGTGGATCAGCGTCGCGAACTTCGTGTGTCCAAGTCCTTTAATTCTCTCGACAACCTTACGGCGAAGAGCAGGTGCACCAATCCCAACCACGACATGCACATCAGGATGATCAGCAAGCCAACCGATATCTCCGTGAACCAAGGCGTCATGTACTTTCGTGTGATGGAGGGCGGTATTTGCATCGAGCCAACCCAGAAAATCAAACGATTCCCGAACTGCATTGATGTCCTCAACGAGTTGGTGAAGCTCCCGTGCCAGACCACCGGTTCCGACAATGGCAAGTTTCTGAATGGCCATACCTGAGAATACCGGACGTATCGGTACAGGTCAGCAACATCCGTTCGTGAACGCTGCAATTGACCAGTTTCCTGTCAGGGTTGTGCTTTTTCCGTTCCCAGAAACTCAGGCATGGTGGCATGATTCACGGCACTGACACCTTCTCGCCGAACAACCTTCATCACGGTCAACAGCAGAATTTTCAAGTCAAGTAGGAAGCTTCGGTGATCAACGTACCAGACGTCAAAATTGAACTTTTCCTCCCACGACAGGGCATTGCGGCCGTTGATCTGCGCCCAACCGGTCAGTCCAGGTCTGACTTCATGACGCCGAGCCTGAAACGCCGAATAACGCGGCAAATATGCCATCAGCAGTGGGCGTGGGCCAACCAGACTCATCTCGCCTTTCAACACGTTGAAGAGGCCAGGGAGTTCATCCAGACTGCTTGACCTGAGGAAGCGACCTAGCGGAGTAAGGCGCCTGCTGTCCGGGAGCAGCGTACCGTCAGGCTGCCGGTCATCCGTCATGGTACGGAACTTGTACATCGTGAAGGGCTGCCCGTTCTGACCAGGCCGGATCTGGCTGAACAGCACCGGCAGGCCAAGGTATCGCCGAACCACCAAGGCCAGCATGGCCATCGGCACACCTAGCAGCACAAGAGCGGCAGCGGCAGCCACCAGATCAAAGGCCCGTTTCACGCTGTCACCGGATCGGTGCAGCCGTGCGACTCGCGAAAAAATCTGCACAAATGCTGCAGTTCCGCGCGTCAGCGACAACTCTTCCCAGTAATAGGTTTGCCCTGACTGCCCCATCGTCTGCCGCTGATCGGCCCTCAGCAGGATCAGGCGCTCGACAGCCTGTACCAACGCTGCCACCACTTCCGGCTCGAAAGCTACCCCGGCACGTGCCGCCTCAACCATCTGTGCCGCGTCGCCACGAACACCCATCAGAATGGGCTTGCCCGCCCTCAGATACGCCTGTGTTTTGGACGGAATGGTAATGGCAAACAGCGGATCGTCTTTCAGATGCACCAGCAGCGCGTCAGCCAGCTGGAGCAGTTCACCGATCTCGGAGGGTGGGCGGCGTGGCAGGAAAAGCACATTTTCCAGCGCCCTGAGCCGCGCTTCTTTCTGAAGCCGCTCCACTTCGATTCCACCGCCTACCAGCACGAAACGTACTTCAGGGCGCTGGACGTGCAGCTGCTCAGCAGCGGCCAGTACGATGTCAAGGGCCTGCGCTTTTCCCATCGTTCCAGCAAAGACGATGTTGAAGGTGTGCTGCAAGCCGAGGTCGCGGAGCCGTTCTGGCGCAGGCGGGGTCAACTGAATCTGTTGCTCGTCCGTCCAGTTCGGTATCACGGTGATCTTCTCAGGTGGAACGCCCCGTTCGATCAGCCGTGTCTGAAAACCTCCCGAAAGCACCACCACATGAGCGGCGTTGCGGTAGACCACCTGCATGAAGCGGTGCACGGCGTTCAGGATGGCGGGGCGTTCCATCATACCTGTCGCAGCCAGGGTGTCGGGCCACAGATCCTGTATGTCGTAGACGAAAGGGACACCCTTGAGCAGCCGCAGCAGCAGCGCGGGCAGGGCTGCCGTCGCAGGCGGGTGGTACACGTAGGCTACGTCGGGCCGCTTCAGGAAGAGCGCTCCGATAGCGGCACTGGCGGCAAATGACAGGTAATTCAGCGCACGCTTCGCGCCCGACTGGTCATGGCTGGGATACAGGGGGACCCGCAACACCGGAATACCATCCATGACTTCACGCTGGAAAGCCCGTACTCGGTAACCAGGGTAGACCTTGCCGCCGGGGTAGTTGGGAAAGCCGGTCAGTACTTCAACGTCATGTCCCTGCCTCCGCAGCTCCTGGGCGAACAGCAGGCCCTTGAAGGTCGGTTCAGGGTCAAACCACTGAGTGATCAGAAGGATTCGCACGCTGTGTCCTCAGCTCCGGTGCCAGACGACACGGTTGACGTAATCGGTATAGCTCAGCAAAATACGCAGCACTTTGTCCGAGACGTTGGGCATGCTGTAGTCCGCAACCTGACGCAACAAGCGCTCGTTCCCGCGCGGTTGATCCTGCAAAATACGCAGACCCTGCAGGATGCGTTGTGGCGTCAGGCCCACCATCATGACGCTGGCCTCTTCCATCCCCTCCGGTCGTTCGTGCGCCTCCCGGATATTCAGAGCTGGAAAGTTCAGGATGCTCGCCTCCTCGGTGATGGTTCCGCTGTCGGAAAGAGTGGCGCGGGCATGCATCTGAAGATGGACATAATCGTGGAATCCGAGCGGCTTGAGAAGCTCCACACGTTCATCAAACGTCAGACCCCTGGCGTCTATTCGCTTCTGCGTGCGCGGGTGCGTCGTCACGATCACCCGCTCTCCATACGTTTTGGCGATCAGGTTCAGCGAGGCCGCCAGATGATCCAGATTTAGATCGGAGTCGATGTTCTCTTCGCGGTGGGCACTGACCACGAAATACTGTCCTGCCGTCAACTCAAGACGCTCCAGCACGTCTG comes from Deinococcus ruber and encodes:
- a CDS encoding acetyltransferase, translated to MAIQKLAIVGTGGLARELHQLVEDINAVRESFDFLGWLDANTALHHTKVHDALVHGDIGWLADHPDVHVVVGIGAPALRRKVVERIKGLGHTKFATLIHPSAVIGNRIQMGEGVVICAGVVATTDLMIGNHVLINIVATVAHEDVVGDYVTIAPGANVSGNVTIGEGTDIGTNATIIQGIEIGSWSIVGAGAVVAKPLPANVTAVGAPAKPIKERAVNWHLE
- a CDS encoding sugar transferase, which encodes MRILLITQWFDPEPTFKGLLFAQELRRQGHDVEVLTGFPNYPGGKVYPGYRVRAFQREVMDGIPVLRVPLYPSHDQSGAKRALNYLSFAASAAIGALFLKRPDVAYVYHPPATAALPALLLRLLKGVPFVYDIQDLWPDTLAATGMMERPAILNAVHRFMQVVYRNAAHVVVLSGGFQTRLIERGVPPEKITVIPNWTDEQQIQLTPPAPERLRDLGLQHTFNIVFAGTMGKAQALDIVLAAAEQLHVQRPEVRFVLVGGGIEVERLQKEARLRALENVLFLPRRPPSEIGELLQLADALLVHLKDDPLFAITIPSKTQAYLRAGKPILMGVRGDAAQMVEAARAGVAFEPEVVAALVQAVERLILLRADQRQTMGQSGQTYYWEELSLTRGTAAFVQIFSRVARLHRSGDSVKRAFDLVAAAAALVLLGVPMAMLALVVRRYLGLPVLFSQIRPGQNGQPFTMYKFRTMTDDRQPDGTLLPDSRRLTPLGRFLRSSSLDELPGLFNVLKGEMSLVGPRPLLMAYLPRYSAFQARRHEVRPGLTGWAQINGRNALSWEEKFNFDVWYVDHRSFLLDLKILLLTVMKVVRREGVSAVNHATMPEFLGTEKAQP